Proteins found in one Alphaproteobacteria bacterium genomic segment:
- a CDS encoding exopolysaccharide biosynthesis protein: MQHRKIQTPRATSEVLEETVGNHKADDISLGELMRILQERGFGLLMVVLVLPNCVPIPVPPGVSTIFSVPLVFLAAQMLVGHPVPWLPNWLRAKTIKRATLATMVAKLSPKLKIVEKLLKPRLTFFDSNAGERVIGFFWMIFAISIAVPLPMTNFLPGIGILFMSLGLLSRDGLVIFLGIIIGLLGCAFTVGVLAVGVKALETFLASFATIDIPENF, from the coding sequence ATGCAGCACCGCAAAATTCAAACACCACGGGCGACTTCCGAAGTATTGGAAGAAACCGTAGGCAATCACAAAGCCGATGATATTTCGCTCGGTGAGTTGATGCGCATTTTGCAAGAGCGCGGATTTGGATTGCTGATGGTGGTATTGGTGCTGCCTAACTGCGTCCCTATCCCTGTTCCCCCCGGCGTTTCAACCATATTTTCTGTACCGCTGGTATTTTTAGCCGCGCAAATGCTGGTAGGGCATCCAGTGCCATGGTTGCCAAACTGGCTGCGCGCCAAAACCATCAAACGCGCTACATTGGCTACAATGGTTGCCAAGCTCTCCCCGAAATTAAAAATCGTCGAAAAGCTCCTCAAGCCTCGCCTGACATTTTTTGATAGCAATGCAGGAGAGCGGGTAATTGGGTTTTTCTGGATGATTTTCGCTATTTCTATTGCCGTCCCCCTTCCTATGACAAATTTTCTGCCGGGTATTGGCATTTTATTCATGTCATTAGGATTGCTTAGCCGTGATGGGCTAGTGATATTTTTAGGCATCATAATTGGGTTGTTAGGCTGCGCTTTTACCGTTGGGGTTTTGGCGGTAGGAGTAAAAGCACTTGAAACTTTTCTTGCATCCTTCGCAACGATTGATATACCAGAGAACTTCTAA
- a CDS encoding alpha,alpha-trehalase — translation MASLPATQPTVKKGKKRPINYDIPKVASPTTADMTKLANYIQHKWDELTRYHDSLFMGMLNDDKVPVRDGARPVLYISRHEDEKTIKAYLRELRKTVLERVEKGEFNTVTAKDIPQLDLRILPENFRAIKQDRHGLLYLPRPYVVPGGRFNETYGWDSAFIVRGLILDGKYDTAKDVVDNKIYSIIHYDMILNANRSYYLGRSQAPFLTNKVLDIYHHYDQLSDPQPKNKIEWLKSTLEGVNKYYKFWTSPPHIHRASGLSYYNDMNEAPGIEVEFGEKDHYPHALKVLRNMYREKLERDATLPPNHPRTYQERKDEYYLALYYIPERAGLTKTQIDTLPLEEKDALTGKFYRGDRAMRASGFDPSRRFGFFNVDIINHLPVCLNCLLYIMERETAEIYYILSEDDSDARDTDGQLYATLARRWKERAARRKKRINQWLWDEADEQIDVAAKYPSYRDYNFHYDLCHQYDIPLHRNYVFATAFYPLWAGIANKEQAAHVVKHIYPKLITPHGLMTSARETGSQWDAPFAWAPLQTIAVRGLIRYGYIDEALAIAYGFLNTVQRGFSDTGKIFEKYDMQEGSHNVSAKINKGYSVNVEGFGWTNAVVIELLRIIEQHGKLR, via the coding sequence ATGGCAAGCTTACCGGCCACACAACCGACTGTTAAAAAAGGCAAAAAGCGCCCTATTAACTATGATATCCCTAAGGTCGCGAGTCCGACCACGGCGGATATGACGAAACTTGCCAATTATATTCAGCATAAATGGGATGAGTTGACCCGTTATCACGACAGCCTGTTTATGGGCATGTTAAATGACGATAAAGTTCCTGTGCGCGATGGTGCCCGCCCCGTATTATATATTTCACGCCATGAAGACGAAAAAACCATCAAAGCCTATTTACGCGAATTGCGTAAAACTGTGCTTGAACGTGTGGAAAAAGGTGAATTTAACACCGTTACCGCAAAAGACATTCCCCAGCTCGACCTGCGTATACTTCCAGAAAATTTCCGCGCCATCAAACAAGATCGTCACGGTTTGCTTTATCTGCCTCGCCCCTATGTAGTTCCGGGTGGCCGGTTTAACGAAACCTATGGTTGGGATAGTGCATTTATTGTACGCGGCCTTATACTGGACGGTAAATACGATACCGCAAAAGATGTGGTGGATAATAAAATTTATTCCATCATCCATTACGACATGATTTTAAACGCCAATCGCAGTTACTATCTCGGGCGCTCACAAGCCCCGTTTCTCACCAATAAAGTGCTGGATATTTATCATCATTACGATCAACTAAGCGACCCTCAGCCCAAAAATAAAATTGAATGGCTAAAATCTACCCTTGAAGGGGTAAATAAATATTATAAATTCTGGACCAGCCCGCCGCATATTCACCGCGCCAGTGGATTGTCATATTACAATGACATGAACGAAGCTCCTGGAATAGAAGTAGAATTCGGCGAAAAAGATCATTACCCACACGCGCTAAAAGTTCTGCGCAACATGTATCGCGAGAAATTAGAGCGCGATGCCACCTTGCCGCCTAACCATCCGCGTACGTATCAGGAGCGTAAAGACGAATATTATCTCGCGCTTTATTACATTCCCGAACGCGCCGGACTTACCAAAACGCAAATTGATACATTACCACTGGAAGAAAAAGACGCACTCACGGGCAAATTCTATCGCGGCGATCGCGCTATGCGCGCCTCGGGGTTTGACCCTTCGCGCCGCTTCGGCTTTTTTAATGTAGACATTATCAACCACTTGCCCGTCTGCCTCAATTGCCTGTTATATATTATGGAGCGCGAGACTGCTGAAATATATTATATTTTGTCAGAAGATGATAGCGATGCCCGCGATACCGATGGACAGCTATACGCCACCCTTGCCCGCCGCTGGAAAGAACGTGCTGCCCGCCGTAAGAAACGCATTAATCAGTGGTTATGGGACGAGGCCGACGAGCAAATTGACGTAGCCGCAAAATATCCCAGCTATCGCGATTATAATTTTCACTACGACTTGTGCCACCAATACGATATTCCGTTGCACCGCAACTATGTGTTTGCCACAGCATTTTATCCTTTATGGGCAGGCATAGCGAATAAAGAGCAAGCCGCCCATGTGGTAAAGCATATCTACCCCAAACTTATTACACCCCACGGGTTGATGACAAGCGCGCGAGAAACCGGTAGCCAATGGGATGCCCCTTTTGCATGGGCACCATTGCAAACCATCGCCGTACGTGGATTAATTCGTTATGGTTATATCGATGAAGCATTAGCTATCGCCTATGGTTTTCTAAATACAGTCCAGCGTGGTTTCTCAGATACTGGAAAAATCTTCGAAAAATATGATATGCAAGAAGGCTCCCACAATGTAAGCGCCAAAATCAACAAAGGCTATAGCGTGAACGTGGAAGGCTTTGGTTGGACAAATGCCGTAGTCATAGAGTTGCTACGCATTATCGAGCAACATGGTAAGTTGCGTTAA